CTACAACGAATTTATTGCTCGTTTGCCTTGCTTGTAAGGCAAGGTTAAGCAATATTGCCAGCTTCCCGTATATCACCCACCAAAATTCTTTATCCCTTTTTCTCCTCGAAGTACACTGTAGGTGTACACATGTTGAGGTTGAGTTTTGTGTCCTTTCCCAGCATGATGTCTAGTTCCATTCGACTCACATGGGGTGTAACCTGCAATGCAACCAATCCTTCCCACTGACACCAAAAGCGCAGAGAAAAAACCAATCAACCAATGCCTAGAAAGGTTTCTAGAGACGATAATCTAATTTATTTAGTCCTACTGTAGTACTGTACCCTACTTTGATATGGAGTTTGTGCAAAAAGCTGTTCGTGGCAATTGTCAAGCATGCCTCACTCAGAAAAATGAAAAGGCTACATACTCTGCCTATACTTCCTTTGGTCCTGACCTGAACTcctgatagtttttttttttttttgatatttttataatGCACTCATGTTTGTTTGGGAGATGAGGGACTACAAGCAGGCAATGACCACATGCTGGAATCTACAGAGGCAGAATCATGGTGTCTTGCCTGTCACTGTTCCCTCCTTTTCTGTTCGTGTCTGGGGCGCcatgtcactgacatgtgggcccaccgACGCGCGGTGGTTGGGATCAGTAGATGCCCGTGCCAACGTCGGAGGTCGCTGTGCAAGGATCCTGGCGAATTTCTCATGAATCTTTTGGAATAGCATCGGCATGTGACAGCAACAAATAGGATGTCTCTCCATCGACATGTGGACGTACGGACGGTTTGTTTGCAAGCAACGCATTCCCTGTCTGCATTATTATTATCTGCTTCCtaggatgtgtttagtttcacgctaaaattagaaatttgactaaaattggatgtttgaagaaaaaggttgtaagtttatgtgtgtaaaaaagttttgatgtgatggaaaagttaaaagtttgaggAAAAAGTTATAAACCAAACAAGTGCCTAGTGCTAGTAGTTTGCATCTGCTTGTTCAGAAGTAAAGAGGTCAATCTCGACAATTGTGTTACCATCGAAGATTTGAAGTAACAGTGAGGTTGGGAAGGCACATGAGAAACACACATCAGCACGTAGAGATGCAAGTGGATTGAACCACCTTACAAGTCATTTGAGTGAATCGGCATGTAAAAATGAGTTTAGTATATGTGGGTTTATGCCTTTATGGGCTAGCCACTAGTCCAATTATATTTCTAGCAGTAAGACTTTTAACAGGAAAAGGAAACCTCAGAATATACATTGAAAAAATATGGTTTCCGACAGGAACACAAACTACAAAATTTCCATTCTCTTGTTGATTATACTATTATTCAATGTTTTGAGTACATTTGGAAGAAATGAATATAGATAAACAAAAAGGCAAGATAGGAGCAGCGAATATTACACACAGTCGCTTCCTTCGATACCGGTAGCCACAAGGCGACGGCAAGCAAAAAAACAAGACATGTCTGCTGAATGCAATCGATTTGGCCCTTGTTAGTGTGACTTGCCGAGATTTGGGAACAGCCCATGAATATGCTCATGCATGAAATCGTGCCTTGTGAGAATTCCAACTATAGGGGGCCTCTGCATtgcaaagagagaaaaaaaaaatcgttaaCCAAGGTTAACCCAATCACGATTACAGTGAACTTCCGTTTACGCAAAAAAGAAAGTGGGAATCatgtttttaattaatttctttgaGATAAAGAGGGCTTACTCCTGGGGTCTTTGGCACGACCAGTAGGTGCCTTAATCCTAGTGCCCTGAAGAGCACTGCAGCCTTTGCAAGTGACATTGTTTCGACCACCGTGTAGGGTGAGGTGTTTGTAATCGGATGGAGATCAACATACATGTCCAGCTCCTCATCGGTGAGATCCAGGTCTTCGATCTTGAGGCCTTTCCCAGAGCCTGGCTTGGCGAAGTCGAAGGCACCAAACCTTCGCAGCACGAAGCTACCGCTGGTTTTCACCTTCTCCTTCATGAAGGACCTGCCTTTCAGCAGAACCAGCAGATGGGACCGAAGCACCAACCCAACCAGCTCTGGGGCTTCTGATACAGGTGGCTCGTCGACCACTGGGAACCCATTGTGGCCCGTGATCCTCAGCGCGTGAACGATGTTCCCCACCTTCTCGACCCCGGAGAAGGTGATGAGTGGCCCAGACACGACGTCACCGGCAACCAGGTTCCTCATGAACGGCTCGGCATGTGCCTCCATGAATGGCAAGCCTTTCATCACCACAATCTGATCATAGACCCCCTTGTTGAAGCTATCGGCTATGGTCTTGGATATCAGAAGGACGAGCATGACCAAAGGGAGCATGTGGAGGTCATTTGTGAGCTCCAGAAGGATCACGCAGACTGATACCGTCATCCTCATTGTCCCACCAAGGAAAGAAGCCGCACCGAGCAGTGCGAAGAGGCCTGGGTCAAGATCAGATATGGGACCCAGAAGTGTCCCAACTATGCGCCCGTACGTAGCCCCAGCAAGTATCACAGGGATGAAGAGACCAGATGGAACGGCGATACCGTAGGTGACGAGGCCAAGGCAGTAGATGGCGGTGAAGAAGACGAACAGGGTGGACATATGGAACTCCTTCTCGGTGCCACTGCTGAACAGGTTGCGGATGGCATCATCGTTTGTGTTGAAGAAGAGCGACGCGAGGCCGTTGTAATGGCCCGGTGGGCACTGAAAGTTCTTAAAGTTTCCGGACCGGCCAATGGTGGGGCATTCCTCCGCAGCATCAGCAGGGCACGGCGTGCAAGGAGCAAGCCATGGGAGCCCATAGGAGCATGCTGAGGTGATGATTGATATTATCATGGTGAGAAGGATCTTGAATGGAGGGCCTCTCCTGCAGGTAAGCGTAACAATGTAAATGAGATTCATTTTGAAATACCAGATAAAACTGTCAGCGTAAAAAATCAAATGTATAATATTGGCCCATACTCATTAATAATACTGTAGGCACGGAGAATCCTATCCAAGAGAAAATTGAAAAGGCCTCCAAAAACACCGCCAATTATTCCAAGGACTATTATTGCCACAACATCTTGGGCAGTGTATGTCGGGATGGTTGAACTTAGATCAAACATAATCAACCCTCCTTGCCCAAAGAGACCGCATTTTCCACTACGACAGAACTCGATAAGGCCCCTCAACacaacagcaacaacagcagttgTAAAGAATGTTCTCCATAGAAGAGCACTTCGCCACCTGAAAAATCATATAAAGAATTTTATCATGGAAATAGATGAAAGCAGATGTGGTCGAATTCAAATGCCCACACAATCGTATTACCTACCCTAGGTATGCAAAGATAGAGATTAATCCATATTATTAAACTACAGTATTTATTAGGACATGAATATTGTAGAATACTATCCAGTTAATTTGCTCCTCTCCCATTCAAATTAGCAACAAGAAAGATGGATTTAGGTATTTCCATCTGAAATGTTGTTTTGTCTGAACAAATCCCATGCACAAATTTGAATTACAAAGCAACATATGTATTTCGGTTGCCTCATGTCGAATAGTTGGACAATTTTCTTATTTAGAGACGAACGGATATTCATTAGGTTAACTAAAAAAGTTACTATGATCAATTCTTCTGAAAAGAAGGGATCAAGGGACCAGGGTCATTCATATCTAACCAATATGGACGCATACAAACTCAACCAGGTAAGATAGAAATTTAATTTGCTTTTGTATTACTTTCTAACATGGAAATGATTACTGTGATTACTAAAATGCTGTTTCAACGCTATACCCAGTTATACACTAACTACGCTTGCAACAAGATCTTTTGTATTATTTGTCCATTTTCAACCAATTGTCCTATTGTGTGCCTAACCTAGACTAATATTGAAGTCTACAACATTCCATGTGGATTTTAGATTGAGAAAGTTATATATCCACTGGCACGGTTACTTCTTTAGAAACAAGACTTCCAGTTTAAGAGTGTCAGCAAGTAAAACAGTAATTTTGAAGCAAATGTAATGTGCGAAGAAAAAGAACAGCTTGAGAAGAGGTGATACCATGATGCTGCTTCCTCAAGAGCAAAGAGCACACCACCAACTGGTGCACGAAATGCTGCTGCAACTCCAGCTGCTGATCCACAAGTAATCAAATCTCGCCTATCCCTGTCGTTCTTAAAATATCTCAGCCAATTCCATGTAAGATGGTATTTGCGTGAACCCCCCTGACCAAGCAAGTTGGCTATGCATGCTCCTGTATG
This window of the Oryza sativa Japonica Group chromosome 4, ASM3414082v1 genome carries:
- the LOC107279829 gene encoding chloride channel protein CLC-c, with the protein product MDGHPSPRSHHQPPPPERDGSFNYDIESMDGGGGAWRGRYESSEVLLRYDDEAGGGPRQPLLRKRTMNTTSQIAIVGANVCPIESLDYEIVENDLFKQDWRSRKKKQIFQYIVLKWALVLLIGMLTGIVGFFNNLAVENIAGLKLLLTSDLMLKQRYFTAFLAYGGCNLVLATTAAAICAYIAPAAAGSGIPEVKAYLNGVDAYSILAPSTLFVKIFGSILGVSAGFVLGKEGPMVHTGACIANLLGQGGSRKYHLTWNWLRYFKNDRDRRDLITCGSAAGVAAAFRAPVGGVLFALEEAASWWRSALLWRTFFTTAVVAVVLRGLIEFCRSGKCGLFGQGGLIMFDLSSTIPTYTAQDVVAIIVLGIIGGVFGGLFNFLLDRILRAYSIINERGPPFKILLTMIISIITSACSYGLPWLAPCTPCPADAAEECPTIGRSGNFKNFQCPPGHYNGLASLFFNTNDDAIRNLFSSGTEKEFHMSTLFVFFTAIYCLGLVTYGIAVPSGLFIPVILAGATYGRIVGTLLGPISDLDPGLFALLGAASFLGGTMRMTVSVCVILLELTNDLHMLPLVMLVLLISKTIADSFNKGVYDQIVVMKGLPFMEAHAEPFMRNLVAGDVVSGPLITFSGVEKVGNIVHALRITGHNGFPVVDEPPVSEAPELVGLVLRSHLLVLLKGRSFMKEKVKTSGSFVLRRFGAFDFAKPGSGKGLKIEDLDLTDEELDMYVDLHPITNTSPYTVVETMSLAKAAVLFRALGLRHLLVVPKTPGRPPIVGILTRHDFMHEHIHGLFPNLGKSH